A single genomic interval of Xylanivirga thermophila harbors:
- a CDS encoding ParB/RepB/Spo0J family partition protein, whose protein sequence is MNKRALGRGLDALIPSFDTESNQALYNTDDGQAVVEIKIFQIDPNMDQPRRQFDQDKIKELAQSIKKYGVVQPVIVKPKGNRYLLIAGERRWRAAQLAGLPTIPAIVKNLDEKDIMAISLIENLQREDLNPIEQALGIKKLIDEYNLTQEQVADEIGKSRSAVTNILRLLTLSGEIQKFIMDGKLTPGHGRAILGLEDPNMRLQIAKKVIEDELNVRDTERLIKKIKTNMGNREKPITKTKPSYIIEIESNLEECLGTKVNITPGKKKGVIQIEYYNNDDLERIMSKIGS, encoded by the coding sequence GTGAACAAACGCGCACTAGGTAGGGGATTAGATGCCCTTATTCCCTCATTCGATACCGAATCTAACCAGGCACTGTATAATACTGATGATGGACAAGCAGTGGTGGAAATAAAAATATTTCAAATAGACCCTAATATGGATCAGCCTAGACGGCAATTCGATCAGGATAAGATAAAAGAGCTTGCCCAATCTATAAAAAAATATGGAGTGGTACAGCCTGTTATAGTCAAGCCTAAAGGCAATAGATATCTATTGATAGCTGGGGAGCGGAGATGGAGAGCGGCACAGTTAGCGGGACTCCCTACTATTCCTGCAATAGTAAAGAATTTAGATGAAAAAGATATAATGGCCATATCCCTTATTGAAAACTTGCAAAGGGAGGATTTGAATCCAATAGAGCAAGCATTGGGAATAAAAAAATTGATAGATGAATATAATCTAACACAGGAACAGGTGGCCGATGAAATTGGGAAAAGCCGCTCAGCGGTAACGAATATTTTAAGACTTTTAACCCTTTCAGGCGAGATACAGAAATTTATAATGGACGGCAAATTGACTCCCGGACACGGGAGGGCCATATTAGGACTAGAAGATCCGAATATGCGCCTTCAAATAGCTAAAAAAGTTATTGAAGATGAATTAAATGTAAGGGATACAGAGAGGCTAATAAAAAAGATAAAGACAAATATGGGGAATAGGGAAAAGCCCATAACTAAGACTAAACCATCTTATATAATAGAGATAGAATCTAATCTGGAAGAATGTTTGGGTACAAAAGTAAATATAACCCCTGGAAAGAAAAAAGGGGTTATACAGATTGAATATTATAATAATGATGATTTAGAAAGAATAATGTCCAAGATAGGAAGCTAG
- a CDS encoding CvpA family protein, with product MNIADAIILIILALSFFIGIYNGFTVTLLNIISAFASWIGAICFYPNLSQYIIKNTSFFDKLKFYVEGATKIPSSYDKMAKLSAFSPKQIGNILKDIHFPYPFNIKMTTNVINQSSLDKFSTLGEYFDYSIAMIIMNILSFLIIFLAIKLIFSIIISIAKNVTHLPVLRQLDGLLGGVLGIIRGAITLFIVFIFISLLNTVVPMDRVNQILESSYLARFFI from the coding sequence ATGAATATTGCCGATGCCATTATTCTTATCATTCTTGCCCTTAGCTTTTTTATAGGCATATATAATGGATTTACAGTAACGCTTTTAAATATTATTTCTGCCTTTGCCTCATGGATAGGAGCAATTTGCTTCTATCCTAATCTATCACAATATATAATAAAAAATACTTCATTCTTTGATAAGTTAAAATTTTATGTAGAAGGGGCGACCAAAATACCCTCTTCTTATGATAAGATGGCTAAACTATCTGCTTTTTCACCTAAGCAAATAGGCAATATATTAAAGGATATACATTTTCCCTATCCATTTAATATTAAAATGACAACCAATGTTATAAACCAATCTTCATTGGATAAATTCAGTACATTAGGGGAATATTTTGACTATAGCATAGCCATGATTATAATGAATATATTAAGTTTTTTAATAATTTTTTTGGCCATTAAATTAATTTTTTCGATTATCATATCCATAGCCAAAAATGTAACCCATCTTCCTGTACTTCGACAGTTGGATGGGCTGCTTGGTGGAGTATTGGGGATTATAAGGGGAGCAATCACCCTATTCATAGTATTTATATTTATCTCCCTTTTAAACACGGTAGTACCTATGGATAGAGTAAATCAGATTTTAGAGTCATCCTATCTCGCTCGATTTTTTATCTAA